The genomic segment gagaagaggagggaaaggaagaggggaCTGCGATCAGGAAACTCCaaagaacacagacacaacagtcTTCTATTAAAGTTGAGACATTTGGGTGCCGAAGACCCCAGCAGACCCGTTCACTGAAGGTCCATCTGCCATCAAAGTGGTTGCCTGCCTACGGAGGTATAGTTGGAGCGGCGAGGAAGCACTGAACAGGGATGACTTGGATGAAACAAAAGATCTGATCTAACTGTACATTGTGCTAATAAAACAGGGTGAGTGCCTACTTGTTAGTAGAACTTGGATGACTTGGATGTCAGTGGAAAGAAGACAAGATTAATTTTGACTGGATACAGTATAGATGCTGATCAAATCAGGACAATTAAACGAAAAATGGACATCTACTCAGGACACCACAGAGGACattgatggagaaagagagctgattttgtctttgttgtgtaTTAAAAGTGATGTGATACATTACTGATCCCCGCAATTCAGTGTTTTGCCCAAGGATACTTCAGCAGGACGGGTGCTTGCTATCCCAGGTGTTTGAACCCAGGTCCTCCAGTTAAAAGGCAGCGTAATGACTCACagtgccaccctgctgcccccaAATGACCCCATCTTATCCAGTTCAGAGTCCCAAGCCCAGAAGGGAAATCTCTGAGGACATCTCACCTCTAAGGTTCGTTGACAGCTTGAATCCTTACTAGATTCTGTGTCTTTTCCCACTGTGTGGATTCTGGAGAAGTATGGGATCATGGCTGTGCAGAAGACCTCAAGTTTGGAAATAAGCACTGCAAAGCTATAGGAGGCTCTTTAGCCACTGGAGCTGTCAGCCATGTCAGCAGTCTCCTTTGATCTCCTCCTTGGATTAATGCAGTCGGTATGGGACAGTGCCTCGCTGAGTTTAGTCATCCCTGCACTCTTTCACCTATTGCCCATTCCTGCGTTCTCTTGGATTTTACCTTGAGTATGTTAATGGGTTTAACAAAATCCCATAAGGAGTTGTGACAGACAGTGCTTTTCAACTGGATCATGTGGGTCACGCTTGCTTAAATAAGACTGTTTTGCACGACTGGACCAAGGTACAGAGGCTGGAATTCAAAAGAGCATAAAGGATTTattcaatttgtttttcttttcatagtATTGCTTATGTTGATGAACCATTTGCCAGACTGCCATCTTCTATCTGTGCTTCAACTTAGTATGGAACTCATACGGACTCGAAAACCctttccaattcaattccaattcaatccAAGTCAACCTTCAAAGAGCTGTGAGTATCATTCATAAAAAGCGAGACTGCCTTTTATTTGTTGGagcgtgacctctgacctgtaaCCTGTGAACTCTAACCTGCAATGAACTGCACTCCCAACGCCACCATCAGCCCACAGCTGGGACTTGTCCTAAGCCCAGGGactggaggtggaggtggaggtggtggcgGAGGAACTGGGTCTGGAGagagtggtggaggagggggtgggggccTTTGGGTGACATCCGTTCTCGGTGTCACACTGCTGATCATGTGCGCCATGGGCATGGCGGGCAACATGTACACGCTTGTCATTACACGCTCGGCCGCCCTGCGCCGTACGGGTTCCATGTACGTTTACATCGTCAACCTGGCCCTGGCTGACCTGCTCTACCTCTCCACCATCCCGTTTGTGGTCTGCACCTACTTTGCCCACGACTGGCTGTTCGGCGAGGCTGGCTGCCGCATCCTGCTGAGTCTCGACCTCCTCACCATGCACGCCAGCGTCTTCGTTTTGGTTGCCATGAGCCTGGAACGCTACCGTGCCGTGGCCAAGCCCTTCAGAGCCCGCAGGTCCTCATCCCGCGAACGTAGGCTGGCGGCGGGGATTATCTGGGGGGCGGCGTTTGTGCTGACGCTGCCCATGATGGTGATGATCCGACTGAGGGAGGGCAAACCCAACGCGGCCGGTGTGGTTAAGAGGATGTGCTTCCCCACCTGGACCCCTGAGGCGTTCAAGGCCTATATCACCGTCCTGTTTCTCACCAGTGTTTTAGTCCCTGGATTGGTAATCGTCGGGCTGTATGTGGGGCTAGCCGGGCGCTACTGGGCAGCTCAGGCCAGTTTGGGAGGTAGCAGCCGTTCGGCCCGGAGGAGAGGGCTCAAACAGAAAGTGGTGTCAATGATCTTTAGCATTGTTGTGGCCTACTGGGCCTGTTTCTTGCCTTTTTGGGGATGGCAGCTAGCAAAACTGTTCTCTTCGGAGTTCCTCAAGGCTCTGTCTCCGGCCACTCATAATTATGTGAATTTCTTTGTCACGTGTTTGACCTACGGGAACAGCTGTATTAATCCGTTACTTTACACTCTTCTGACCCGGAACTACAAAGACTACTTGGCCCAAAAATGTCAGTCGACAGGGTCAAGCAGGGCTGAGCCTGGGTCAGCTGCAAGCACACCGCTGCAGGACCTTTAGAAGATAGATAGTTCTGCTTAAACAGCGAGAGTATATACTCAACAGGTGAAATGTTGTTGACTCTTGAGACTGAATGAAGAGATTTTTATGCTGGTATTTTTGTATAACATTGGAAAATGTCTAATTTGTAAGACATTCTTTGTAGTGGCAAATCCTACAAACATATGATGTAATATGGATATGATACCTTATTGACTCCTGcagagaaattctcttttcgctttCCGGTGCCATAAGGACACCTACTGAGCCGGGCATCCGGAGCTGCGAGAGATTCAATGTCTTGCcaacacaggggcttgaacctgggttgGAGGCCATACGGCACAAATGACATTAACGTGTTTAACTGTGGTTTTAACATGCAAACAGGCAAATGTTTGGTCAGGTTCAGTCACAGCTTTGATTTAATTTAGTCTCATCCGTGTCCATGAATTTAGATCTGTGTCTCCATTTCTGCCTTCATGACATTGTTGATGAAATATCATTGTGAAGAACACGTTATTTTTCTCTGAATTATACACATTTAATAGGATGTTTTACATTGGGCTGTCTGTAGGGGGTCAAATGTCAATTATTGTTGAAATGAATTTAGTTAGAATTACAATGAAAGGGTTAGGGAACTCAAATGGAAACGCCACACAACAGACTAAAGAGTTTCCATCAATCAGAAATGCTCTGAAAATTGTTTATAAAAAACATATCTGTTGTCTCAGCAGTGGCTGCATGAAATTTCCTGGTATTTCACCTCTGTAACAGACCCAAGTTAAGCATTAGTAGCCTAGACTCATGTTTCCACAATGATTTGAACAGGTAGTGTTGTTACCCACATATGTAAATTAACTTCCTTCATTCCGGTACATGGGCAATGGAAAAACTTCCTTTTTCCTCATCTATCCCTCTTGCCTACAGCAaatacacactcagacacacacaaaatctttctcttacacacacacacacacacacacacacacacatcaaggcTATTTCATCTCCTTCCAGGGAATGTGGTTGCATCGTGCCACATTCCTCAGCCTCGGGCCACGGCTCTCTTTGAGTCTTCCTGCAAATTGTCTCTGTAGGAATGTGCCTCACCTCGCCTTGGTCGCATGTCATTCCCTCTCCCccattccattctattctattgtattctattctattctgctgtaTGTTATTCTATCCTCTATTATCTGTTCATCTGTTCAGCCACTGTCCAGTCTGTCTATCATAGTGTGGTCTGGTCTATTTGATTCTTTTCTGTGCTATTCAGTTCTATGCTGTTCCATCGATCAAGAGATTAATAGGATACACAGGGATTTATAACATGTTATATGCTATGTTATATTCACTGAAATGAACATACAGTGGAATCAAGGATGACGTCTGGGGATATTTTTATAAAAAAAGAATTCCCAACAGTAACCAATGAGTCTTCCTGCTTCCTTCCCATACTGACGGGGTGAAACCGGTCCATTAACCAGTTTGGGGTTTCCACCGTTCACTGACAGATACAGTAAGAGTTTGCGTGAATAACAGACTCTCATAAAAGCCAGAGGGCAGTtaacagtgagagagggagagagagagagagagagagagagagagagagagacagagaaagagagagacagagacagacagagagagacagagagacagagcgagagagagagattacatcAATTCACTTCTTGTGTGCTCAGAACGTGAATCTTAAATATccaagaaacagagagaaacagatgttCAACAGTGATTGGCAGTTTTGTCAGTTTACAGTTTGAACTAAATTAATGAAACATGAAATGGTCTTGAcccggctgtgtgtgtgtgtgtgtgtgtgtgtgtgtgtgtgtgtctgtgtgtgagagagaaaaaatgtcagagagagagaaaggtgtgaTTAAATCCACTGCATCACAATAAAAAGAATGGGTACACAGCAATACACAACACTCTTGTTTCACAGCGTTTTTATTAACAAACCCAGTGACCTCCATAGATCAGATGTCAGGCAAGTACAATGAGTGAGTGAGATTTAGTGTGGCGCCCTCTTGAGGCCCTTTCCTCTCATTACAAAATATGTTGGTATAAATCTTCCCTGGTGTGTTAACTTTTTTTCACAAGCTTTAGCAGATAAAAGATGAATGATTCAGTCTGGGCTCATAGTAATGGAAAAGATAGACTATTTcaccaaatacaaaaaaggtggacaggcacacacacacacacacaggagtcaAGAGGTCAAAGATCAGGAGGTCTACTTGATCTTGATGCCAATGATCCTTGCATCACCGGTGACCTCAAAGTGCTTGTACTTGACGTCTCCCAGCCGGTTGGGGAAGTCCATCATGCAGCCGTCAGGAAGTTTGATGTAAAACTGCTCATTGTTGAAGTTGATGTAGAACTGGGGGAAGAGACAGGGGAGAAAAAGGAGTGAGTAGTTTCATAGTCTCATAGTCAAGTAAAGATCCAAAATATGCGCACAACTTTAAAAATGCATATAAAGTGAATGATTGCAGCAgcactttgactttgacaccGAGCAGAACTGCAGCAGAGTGACATCTAGGAGAgattatctctctccctcagctgcTATTATGTTTTATGAGCCTATAAACCCCTTCATCATCGTATAGTTCAGCGTCTGTTGACCTAACAGTGTTGCAGCGCAGATAGTGAGCCCAGTAATATCCTTCTCACTGCCACAGAGATTATTAAGTTTGATCTTGAGCTAAATCTTTCACATATTAGGAAACCAAGGAGACCACACCGCAAATGCTTCAGTTGAAGCtcccaacagtagaagactgtggttgtactgggcagctcccaggtgggaatgtgaggaactgtatgaatgtgatgTAGGGCTGTGTTGTAAAAAATTATGCATGCTCAGAAAAGAATATTTCtggataaatgaaggttaaaaagGTTGTACAGTTTGCTTATGGTCTGCAAAAATAACGCCTTCAAGTACAGCGTGAGCTGTAACCTCCCCAAAAAAGAAGTGAGAGCAGCTTACAGTTACTGTTGtctaaacaaaaataaaaccataaGAATGGAACTTGATTCTCTGAAAGATAtgatgagtttcattccaaaatgtcgCAGAATGTGATAGTTTCTGTAAAGCAGCACTATTTAATTTATTAGCTATGTCTTAAGACCATTATTTACAAACCAGTAACAtttcttttgaaatattgagacatattttcatttgctttttcaacTAAGTGGAaatgcattttggaataaaaaacaaaccaatTGTAAAATAATAGTGTATGTGTACAAAAGTGTCTCTATCAGAGAAATTAGGTGTCTGAGTATTCAGCGTTCCTGATTCAATTTAATCCTTACACTGTAACACACCTCCTTGGCAACCAAACGGTTTCACTAGATTACATCTGTATACCTAAATGTAGCTTAGTGACTAATTTGTTCTGCTACATGTTatcaaactaaaaaaaagaGCGTGAGAGATTGCAAATAattaacacacacccacatactctcccaacacacacacacacacacacacacacacacacacacacacacacactcaccttgcATTCCTCCCCACGCATGAAGGGGAAGTTTCCCTCGCGGTGCTCGCCTCCCCAGTCCCCCCCGGAGCAGGAGTTGCAGACGATGGTGTTGGTGTCGCCGCCGCTGTCGAAACGGGGGTTGAAGTGCAGCGCGATGTTGTCAGAATCATGACCGATGTTGATGGCAAAACTGCAGCGGAGGCAGGGAGGCAAAGGTCAGAGGGAAcatgaaaagaggaagagaatggaTTGACCATTGTCTTGTCTCACAGTATGCTACAGCTTCTCCCTGATTAAAAAACAGAACTGAAATCATATAATCTAAAACTGTGAGAGCAGAGGATCCGAGAAACAATGGCCCGATCTCAAACCAAACATTTCCACAAACTACTTCGCAATTTCATCTACTTGTTTTTGCAAAGTGGAACTCAAAGCCTATCTTTACTCCGGGTGTTAACATGCATCCTGGGTGGTCGGATTGTATTTAGATGGGgcaaaaatgcatcaaatccaggtgtaaatgcacctaACCGCATTGAAGATCCTTTCACCCAAACCACCTGGTCAGAGACAAAGAGTGAATTCAATGTATTTCCAATAAACATAAAGCAAGTAATGGAAATAAACTTTTGTGTGCCGATCCAACCAGGAACCACACACAATTTATACAGGCAGCTCAGATAGCAGCATCCTTGTCAAAAGTGTATTGTCACAATACTCATGGATAGGGAATAAGCTAGTTGAGGTATTTATTGTCAGTTTTAAAGGACATAAATATTCAGAGTTGAAGTGACATGCGTGGTAACCTGGTATTTGGCGAGTGAAAGAGAAATCCCATTTCAGTGTGTATACTAGAGACGCATTTCGATGTAAATGTGATCCATCTGAATTATATAGACACAATCCGGATACAAACCGCATGTTAAGTCCATGTGTAAAGGGCGTCTCCATAAGTCACCAAGTGGCTAAGTGGTCTGCTGGACCATCTATCAGCTCTCCGTGCCCAGTGACCACTGGATGGTCATTTAACCAATTAGTAAGCAGCATTTCAGCATTGCAACCTAGCAACACCATTCAGAACAAATGACAGAATACAGTTCCTTAGCCAGAGTCATGTGTGGGTTTGAAATGCTGCCAGATGAGTGTTGGAGAGCTGAACACTCAACATCTCAAATGTCAGTTTAACACTAAAGGCCAGTCAAACTGCAGTCAGCTGACAGCTGTTGTGCATTTTAGAATTAAATTATTTCAGCTAAATGTTCCTTCACGACTTTTCCTAGACCCACTTTCTATACAAACCAGAGTtgttagatttaaaa from the Centroberyx gerrardi isolate f3 chromosome 3, fCenGer3.hap1.cur.20231027, whole genome shotgun sequence genome contains:
- the uts2r4 gene encoding urotensin-2 receptor, yielding MNCTPNATISPQLGLVLSPGTGGGGGGGGGGTGSGESGGGGGGGLWVTSVLGVTLLIMCAMGMAGNMYTLVITRSAALRRTGSMYVYIVNLALADLLYLSTIPFVVCTYFAHDWLFGEAGCRILLSLDLLTMHASVFVLVAMSLERYRAVAKPFRARRSSSRERRLAAGIIWGAAFVLTLPMMVMIRLREGKPNAAGVVKRMCFPTWTPEAFKAYITVLFLTSVLVPGLVIVGLYVGLAGRYWAAQASLGGSSRSARRRGLKQKVVSMIFSIVVAYWACFLPFWGWQLAKLFSSEFLKALSPATHNYVNFFVTCLTYGNSCINPLLYTLLTRNYKDYLAQKCQSTGSSRAEPGSAASTPLQDL
- the lgals2b gene encoding lectin, galactoside-binding, soluble, 2b is translated as MKVKDMTFKEGQEFKIRVKPTDDCASFAINIGHDSDNIALHFNPRFDSGGDTNTIVCNSCSGGDWGGEHREGNFPFMRGEECKFYINFNNEQFYIKLPDGCMMDFPNRLGDVKYKHFEVTGDARIIGIKIK